One genomic segment of Rissa tridactyla isolate bRisTri1 unplaced genomic scaffold, bRisTri1.patW.cur.20221130 scaffold_446, whole genome shotgun sequence includes these proteins:
- the LOC128903529 gene encoding zinc finger protein 835-like isoform X1 codes for MQASPGPTGCPTEAPAGATEETPPEEPAAAPPAAPRPFICSDCGKSFGQWSKLERHRRVHTGERPNACGHCGKAFAQRSHLAQHLRTHTGERPYACPDCGKTFGWSSNLAQHRRVHTGERPYACPDCGKTFSQSTNLLKHRRAHAGERPYACGQCRKAFYRSSDLLQHQASHTGERPHRCGQCGKSFAQRANLLKHGKTHGGEKPFRCGECGKGFVQSSELIQHQRSHSGEKPFACGECGKRFGHGATLAKHRRLHLGLQPHRCGECGRAFGLRSALARHQRAHGEERPFACGECGQAFALRSNLALHRRTHAGERPYRCGECGKSFGMSSTLVRHQRIHTGEKPYGCGECGRAFVRSAHLEQHRRTHTGERPYGCSRCGRRFSQSSNLITHERVHLEEAQGAALAGEGAGAVVGPPGLEGQPGLEGQPGLKVLEGQPGFEGQQGLKVLEGQPGLKALEGQPGLKALEGQPGLEGQLGLVMLEGQPGLKTSEAQPGLEGQQGLKVLEGQPGLEGQLGLVMLEGQPGLKTSEAQPGLEGQQGLKALEGQPGLKVLEGQPGLEGQLGLEMLEGQPGLKGQPGLKALEGQQGLEGQPGLKALEGQPGLEGQLGLVMLEGQPGLKTSEAQPGLEGQLDLEMSEGQPGLKGQPRLKMLEGQPGLKVMGGQPGFEGQQGLETSEGQPSLKASEGHPKPKRLGGHQGLENVEENPKTSSSKGHPRLLGHPKVENPMEKNPKADNPVADLPVVGYLKVEHPMERNPKVEHPTEDLPMVGHPRGAEPLPGTQAP; via the exons ATGCAggccagccccggccccacag gCTGCCCCACGGAGGCCCCGGCCGGAGCCACTGAGGAGACGCCCCCCGAGGAGCCGGCGGCAG cccccccggccgccccccgccccttcATCTGCAGCGACTGCGGCAAATCCTTCGGCCAATGGTCCAAGCTGGAGCGGCACCGGCGCGTCCACACGGGCGAACGCCCCAACGCCTGCGGCCACTGCGGCAAAGCCTTCGCCCAACGCTCCCACCTGGCCCAGCACCTCCGCACCCACACCGGCGAGCGCCCCTACGCCTGCCCCGACTGCGGCAAAACCTTCGGCTGGAGCTCCAACCTGGCCCAGCACCGCCGCGTCCACACCGGCGAACGCCCCTACGCCTGCCCCGACTGCGGCAAGACCTTCAGCCAAAGCACCAACCTCCTCAAACACCGGCGGGCCCACGCCGGCGAGCGGCCTTACGCCTGCGGCCAGTGCCGCAAAGCTTTCTACCGCAGCTCCGACCTCCTCCAACACCAAGCTAGCCACACCGGCGAGCGGCCCCACCGCTGCGGCCAGTGCGGCAAGAGTTTCGCCCAACGGGCCAACCTCCTCAAGCACGGCAAGACCCACGGCGGCGAGAAACCCTTCCGCTGCGGCGAGTGCGGCAAGGGCTTCGTCCAGAGCTCCGAGCTCATCCAGCACCAGCGCAGCCACAGCGGCGAGAAACCCTTCGCCTGCGGCGAGTGCGGCAAACGTTTCGGCCACGGGGCCACCTTGGCCAAACACCGGCGCTTGCACCTGGGCTTGCAGCCCCACCGTTGCGGCGAGTGCGGGAGGGCTTTCGGGCTCCGCTCGGCGCTGGCCCGCCACCAACGGGCCCACGGGGAGGAGCGGCCCTTCGCCTGCGGCGAGTGCGGCCAAGCCTTCGCCCTCCGCTCCAACCTGGCCCTCCACCGCCGCACCCACGCCGGCGAGCGGCCCTACCGCTGCGGCGAGTGCGGCAAGAGCTTCGGCATGAGCTCCACCTTGGTGCGGCACCAACGCATCCACACCGGCGAGAAACCTTACGGCTGCGGGGAATGCGGCCGGGCTTTCGTCCGCAGCGCCCACCTGGAGCAGCACCGGCGGACGCACACCGGGGAGAGGCCCTACGGCTGCAGCCGCTGCGGCCGCCGCTTCAGCCAGAGCTCCAACCTCATCACCCACGAGAGGGTCCACCTGGAGGAGGCCCAAGGGGCGGCGCTGGCGGGGGAGGGCGCGGGGGCGGTGGTGGGTCCACCGGGTTTGGAGGGTCAGCCAGGCTTGGAGGGTCAACCGGGCTTGAAGGTGTTGGAGGGTCAACCAGGCTTTGAGGGTCAACAGGGCTTGAAGGTGTTGGAGGGTCAACCGGGCTTGAAGGCATTGGAGGGTCAACCGGGCTTGAAGGCGTTGGAGGGTCAACCAGGCTTGGAGGGTCAACTGGGCCTGGTGATGTTGGAGGGTCAACCAGGCTTGAAGACATCAGAGGCTCAACCAGGCTTGGAGGGTCAACAGGGCTTGAAGGTGTTGGAGGGTCAACCAGGCTTGGAGGGTCAACTGGGCCTGGTGATGTTGGAGGGTCAACCAGGCTTGAAGACGTCAGAGGCTCAACCAGGCTTGGAGGGTCAACAGGGCTTGAAGGCGTTGGAGGGTCAACCAGGCTTGAAGGTGTTGGAGGGTCAACCAGGCTTGGAGGGTCAACTGGGCCTGGAGATGTTGGAGGGTCAACCAGGCTTGAAGGGTCAACCAGGCTTGAAGGCACTGGAGGGTCAACAGGGCTTAGAAGGTCAACCAGGCTTGAAGGCGTTGGAGGGTCAACCAGGCTTGGAGGGTCAACTGGGCCTGGTGATGTTGGAGGGCCAACCAGGCTTGAAGACGTCAGAGGCTCAACCAGGCTTGGAGGGTCAACTGGACTTGGAGATGTCGGAGGGTCAACCGGGCTTGAAGGGTCAACCAAGGTTGAAGATGTTGGAGGGTCAACCAGGCTTGAAGGTGATGGGGGGTCAGCCAGGCTTTGAGGGTCAACAGGGCTTGGAGACATCGGAGGGTCAACCAAGCTTGAAGGCATCAGAGGGGCACCCAAAGCCCAAGAGACTTGGGGGGCACCAAGGGTTGGAGAACGTGGAGGAGAACCCCAAGACCAGCAGCTCCAAGGGGCACCCACGTCTGCTGGGGCACCCCAAGGTGGAGAACCCCATGGAGAAGAACCCCAAGGCGGACAACCCCGTGGCAGACCTCCCCGTGGTGGGGTACCTCAAGGTGGAGCACCCCATGGAGAGGAACCCCAAGGTGGAGCACCCCACAGAGGACCTCCCCATGGTGGGGCACCCCCGAGGGGCGGAGCCTCTCCCCGGGACCCAGGCACCCTga